TAATTAGTTGTTAAATGGAATAAAACTGCAGGATTTTGTGTTCACATCCGAAGTCACCAAGAAAACGAGCTCCACTAACAGCAAAAGTTGACATAATCGTAAAATTAATACAAAGATATTGCAGCAGGTCTAATTAGCATTTGGacattgaaaataaattttctcttTGGGACCCAAATTGTTATAAAAGTGGTCATTTTTTCCTCCATTCAATTGCTACTGTTACATTGGACTCAATTTGAAAGTGACAACTCATGAATTTCTATGCTTGAGAACACAAGATTCTCAATTCAtatgttattttaaatatttcacGCAGTCAGTTGTCCATCGCTTGATTATAACTTTATAATATGCTAATTAACTCCAAGAATGTTAGGCTACTTCAAAGATGAAAGTTCAAATGCATATCGAAGAAAAGATCCTTTATCATGGAAGTCTTAGGAGTGGAAAGTCACATTCTTTGCCCTGCGGCAACAGCTAGTCAGTCCAATATGAGTCACTAATTAATTTTAGATGAAAAGGTCTAATAAGTATCATGAAttcatttaatattttcttggcagcataaataatttgaaaaaatatcataattttctcCATTCTATAGTTATTGGATTTTTAGCATTCAATCAGAAAGCTTTTTAACAACTTGCGAATTTGTATGCTTCATAACAGAAGATGTTGGATTCATATAATATTCCAGAGatttcatataattaaattgTCCTTGGGTGGAATTATAACTATATGGCACTAAGTACTATTCACCCAAAAAaacaggaaaaaggaaaaagagaaaagaaaaaaaaaaacttatatggTATGCTAAGTTCCCCCAAGAATGTGAGGCTGCTTAAGAGAAAGAAGGCATTAAATGCTTAGTAAGAAAAACTACTGAAGAAACAAACCATTATCTCTTAGGAaaaacattcttttttttcctgctcCAACAGCTAAGTCTAATGTAAATCATGAAAATGATaatcacttaatttttttggtaagttgTACTACTCACTCATATTGTTAGTGCATGAACTGATGGCATTCTCACCAACTTAAGAATATCCATTTCTAGActtatgaagaagaaaaggctaCAAGCACTGGAACATCCAATCCTGTTGTAATTGACAAATTTTGACCCACTAAAATATTTCCCTTGATAGTTCTTTTGTTATGTAATTTCTAAAGGatggtttttgtctttttgagtACTGATATGTACAAAATAGTGACAATTTGAAAAGCATATAAATAGCTTGCGTAAAAATCATCAGTAATATTTTTACATGAACATATAGCTGATGCTTCACAAGGAGTCATTGAAAAGTCAATCGATCAGTCTTCAGAAATTGAGCAACACTGAATCTAGGCAGCTCTCTAATTGCTAACACCAAGCTACAATCCTCATCCATTCCATCCTATCAAACATAAGTTTGTGaaataaattagaaaagaaaagagaggaaacaccAAAGCAGTAATATTTCTACCAActggcaaaaaaaatttcaaaacacatGAAGTAAGAAGAAATGAGATATGGCTTTTTGCTAGtctctaaatatttttattactagTGTAGCAAGAAGAAACACACTCTCAAACACGTCCACCTAGTATTCAATGCTCCTGTGGCTAACTGGCTCCTGCTTCCCAGCATATAGAATCAAATTTCTGACAAAATCATCCTACCTGAAACAAAAGGAAGAATGAATGTAAATGTCTTCCAAGGGctggaaaacaaaaacatgccAACATGCCATGATTCAAGAGAAGACCATGTCACAAAGTTGAGAGTAGCTAGTAAAGTATCACAACATTATTCACAACattattcttacaaaatttttagtaTTCTTTGATGTGGTGGCATATGAATGGGAACTGAGGATATTTTTGGATTCACATTAtaccaaaacacacacacacacacacacactatacTCTTTATAAAGACTATTATCTAACAATTATATATCATTAATTATCAACAAGATCTGGAATTCTggaagccacacacacacacacacaaactatACTCTTTATAAGACTATTATCTAACAATTATATATCATTAATTATCAACAGGATCTGGAATTCTGGAAGCCACAACAGATGGTCATTGGCAAGGCAAAAGACTGAATTCATTCAAGCAGTGCCCTAAACTGTGCCTTCTTCTGGAAAAAAAAGTGTCATAATATGACCAAACTCTAAAGGATGAATAAAATGAAAGTTATTAGGAAATTTTTATATGCtattttcatttcaataatgcaaagaaacacaaattttgcattaaaaatagatatatacCCACTATAAAGACAATGCAAAAATAGTTTAGAGACTTTTAATCATATGGAGACATTGGAATGTCAAACGCAGGTAGGGAATTCGTCCAATAGGTGCAGCTAAATGGTAAAAGGTAAGTAGACAGAACACAGTACTACagaatagaaaatttttcacATGCAGTCAGGACAAGTGGCTATGaattgcatttaaaaaaaaaactgccgaATTCTAAAAagtatatccaaaaaaaaatcccttgcAATGGAAATTGAATCACAAAAATTGGCATCTATGTATTGAGTTTCCCAAAATTGGCAAGGTAAGCTACACACCCACCTGATGGGCCTTGAACCCAAGACCCATCCCTCCACCTAGCACTCATAGGGGGAAGAGGTGCCCGCTGAGTTAGAGCTCACTGGCCAAATCTTCCTCATCATTAATTCAAGTACCAAGACATAATCCTAGTGGATTTACCGAAAAATCAACAGTAGAGGATTGCTGTTGGTGACATTCCCAGTCGGACAAAGATTGCATACatcattttgtaatttgatttCCCTTTGTTGCTAGTGCATCCAAACTAACTTCAAAAGTTTCCTCCCTGTCTTAGTGCTacactttctttctttggtaATCCACATTAATTCTAAGTCAGGGAATTGCAAGACCATTAATAGCCAAGGAAAACTCCGGTGGGCCAGTAATACATAAGTCAAAGAACCTGTTGGCATCATCTGTTCCGATGCGTGACCTAAAAGTTAGTAGCATCCCAGATTGTAAAAGTAGTAATGACAAGTTGCATATTATGTCAAGAGCATTGTTAATTACACACCGGTGTATATGATGTGTGCGTGCCACGTCAACTGAAATCGTGGATTCAAAACATGACATCACAATTTAAGTGAGAAATTGTGTTTTGAACACAAGATTTCCAAAGTGTAGTGTGTATGAAGTGTGCACTCCACGGTTTGCAACAACAATTTCCATTATATCAAAGCGTTCATCCTAAAAAAAGCCAAAAGTAGACATAATACTTTAATCAATATCTaatcttaccttttttttttccactctacTACACAAAACCACAAGCCCTGCACTGACTGTTGAGTGTTGATGCAGCAACTTCATAGCTTTAAGAGAAAATATTGGTGGCTTTTGTCATGTTACCTGGTTTAGTCAGGACAAACTCTACATTATAATTGTTACAATAATggttaacataaaaaaaaaaatcctatcaCTTTAAGATTTTGGGACAACTAGTAGTTTATCATGGCATCAAAATATGTGTTCTTAAGTTTGAATCCTAtctccactctacctcccatttcaAAGGGATGCTTTCCGAGTCCTACTTATGTACATAGGAAAGAGTAAACATTTCCAATATCTTGACATGAACATAAACTAATGCTTCACAAGGAATGAGATATTAAGCTATATCTACAACCATGTAGTAATCGGATTGCTACCACCAAACAATCATCTTCATCCATTCCAGCctatcaaaattaaattcaaataataaattaaaaatttaaaaaaaaaaaaaaaaaaaaaggaatagagagtaaaataagtgtttttacCATCTTACAATTAAATTTCCAACAAGTGAACCTTTTTAGCCTAATCTATGTGGTAAGATATAATAAAGATGAGAATGAGATACTTACCAATTTACTTTTTTCTAGTTGCTGCATATTCGTTTTCACCAGTATGGATGGAAGACATATAAACTACTGATATCTTGTCTGTTTAAGTATTCAAAGCTCTGGCATACGGACTCCTACAACTGAGAAAATCACCATacctaaaaagaaaatgaggattGAAAAGCGAGAGAGTAGTATCTAACAATCACAGGGAACTTAGAAAGGAGATGCATGAATATAAAGAAACAGGGGAGTTAACACCAAGCTATGGTCTTTTTCCATGCCATACTACGAAACATAAGTTCGagtacataaataaataaccatgtATGAAACTTAAATGATTTACCACTTAATTTTTCAGTTGTGGCTTGATAACTGCAATACCAACTTGCTTTGTATAAACAACCAACTCTTTGCAGTTTTTATATTCCAAGCTTGCCTATATTCTGCACACAGAATCAAATGATCAAAAAATTCACTATGCTCTTAATTGAAGGGGAACAGGAGGATTGAATTTTGACAGAGATATATGGACCTATAGAAACTTTGGAGCAGAACATATctttgggtctttttttttttttttttgctaataagTTTGGAAGCAGATCATATTTCTGAAATGCATTTAATATTAATCCGGTATAACATAGCCGATCCCAAAATTTTAGGaccaaggctttgttgttgggTTGGACTAGATCATCCTACTGAATAATGATTATTCACCATAAATCTATTCCAACATCTCCAAGTTATTTAAAATCAACTCTGCCAACCCAAAAGTGCAGTCTTATCATTTATACCAAGGTACAGATGCTTAGAACAAAGAAACAAGTTAAGGATTTACGTGTctcccaacccccccccccccttttttccccttgaaggaaaaaggaacacaaaaacaagataATTAGCTGAGCTGTTCACTTGCTGCACTTGCACTAAAGGTTCTCTATAGGCTTAGATATTTATCCCTAGCTTTGTTTCATGCTTCCAATTTGTTTTCCATCTAAGATCAAATAAACTGGGAGATCATCAAAAAACACagagaacaaagaagaagagttAAGAACGTAGCATTTGAATCACTACAAAAGATTAGGATTCATAATTAACCTACATTTTCTATTCATAATTAACCTACATTTATCTAGAAACATAGAAGATGAACCAAGTTCAGGCCCTATCAGCTATAGGACATAAACCTTTTTAGGTGGACCATCCCCTCTTCCCCATTAGTGACATCGTGATATTTATtaagcttttttcttttatttggaaGAAAATGGATTAACTCAATATCGCCATAGTGTTAAATGCCAAAAATCAGAGATCCCACTGGAACACTACTCCAAATTACTCAATAACCTTTGATTACTGGTGACTCTAACCAAGTACCTGAGCTAGATCAGTTTCTGAAATCCTCAAAGTATCCAAGGAATAGATCCTTCGCCATATTTTCCacaaaaatcttcaaattttttagatGATCCACACTCACTTGATGATTAATCCCATTAAATCTGTTAATAAACAAAAGGCATATTCATTTTAAGGCCATTCATGTAAACAAATTACAAAGGAGCAGGATTATGCAATGACAAAAAGGataacaatatttcaataacaacgaaaaacaaaaaaaaccattaaattcTGTTTCAGTGCATCACTATTGGCATCCTAGAAATGCAATGCAAATCTTCTAGAGCTTTAATTTTGAGGCAAAATTTCTTCACAACAAAACAGAGTATCACACTTTAACCTTTCTTAACAAAACAGAGAATGGCCACTATATAACAATGGAATCCTTGGCTCCACATTGCATGAATCAAAATAACAAAGCCGTTTTTGCAAAAGGCTTAAACTAAAACTCAATAAACTAAGAAGGAGAGTTGCAttccagaaaagaaaaatgaagaaaaaaagaagaagagagtgaACAACTAGAAAGAGCACTTGTTCATGGATAATATTGGGGTTGGCCAAATCTTTCTTGTTGAAAAATAACGAAAAGCAAAACTTTTAAACAATGTCCAACAGTTTGGTTTCTTTCAAATCAATCTTGGATTTTTCATtgttagaaaatgtgaaaaacatAAAAGTTTCACTAAAGTGAACCCAATACAATTATATACCATTAGTATATTTATTGTTCTAATATTTTGgaaatccacaaaaaaaaaataaagaaagagaattaaaaatttctctgttttttggaaatcaacaaaatataaagaatagaATTCCCAAAAATTTACTCTGTTTTCTCAGCAACCATacataaattatataagaaaatcaagaaaattaaaaaaattaaaaaaaaaaaaaaaaaaagtaaaaagtgaaGAGCTACCAAGCTCAGAAATTGCAGAAGACATACCAGAGGTTATGTTGCAAGTGGCATGGTCGAGGCTGAGAGGGCTAGTGTTCTTGAGGTAGCCCAAGAGGAACTGACTGAAAAATGGACTGGTTCACATTTTTTCAGCATATAAAATCACCGATTCCGTATTTCGATAACAGGGACGTGAGCGATTTTGAACCAGTCTTCCCCAATGCCCTTTTCACATCTTTTCTCTAAGTCAGGACATCCGTCAATTGTTAGCTTTTGCAAAGACTTGAGAGAAACCATCTCATCAGGAAGTGATTTGAGATTTGGACAATCGTAAATCAAAAGATCTTCAAGGGACGTGAGATTACTAATCCCATTGGGAATTGATGTTAGGTTGTGGCTGTGTACAATTCGAAGGCGTACAACTGAGGTGAACTCTGGGAAAAACGTCAAATTCGGAACTCTATCGTAATGCAAAGAACTGAGGCATTTAAGATGCTGCCATTCGGTGCCATCATCACCCATGTCACTAATCGAATCAAACAGCTCACAATCAAAAATCGACAAGCGCTCCAGTGAGGTGAGATGGGGCACGGCTAGAGATAGAGATTTCAGCTTAGGGCCTCCACGTATGTATAGTTGCTTGAGAGAACTCAGGTTTGACAACCAATCATCTGGTAGAGCCTCCGTATCGTCTATAGAACTTAAAGTCATAGACTTTAATTTGGAAAAAGGAGAGGACAAGAAAGAGGAGGAAGAAGGAAGCGAAGAAGTCATCGCTATTGTCGGTTGTAAAGCTTTCAAACTGACTCCCCACAACTCTAGACTTTCTTCAAGATACCGAAATGGAGGCAGGGAAGTTAGATTAGGGCAATCCACAATACATAACTTAGAAAGATGAAGGAATGAAGGCAGTGACTGGTGATGCGGATGTTGTTGGTGATCTGTTGTTGATGTGCTCCTCCACCATCCCTTCAGATTAGGGCAGTTGGAAATATAAATTGACTTCAGCGATGGGAAGAAGGATGAAGTAGGAACCTCCTCATTTATATCACCATCTGATATGTACTCCAAAACTTTCATATTATCAAGCGATAGACGTTCCAGAGAGTGGAGTTGAGACAATCGTGGAAGCTGTTGACATCTCTTACAATCATATATACTTAACCAAACCAGATTCGTGAGCAAAGAAAGCCAACTTGAAATTCTCACACCCCCATACCCTTCCACAGTCAACGATTTAAGATTTTGGTGTGGTTCGAGGCCTTCTAATAACTTCTCATCACCATCGATGTCGTTGTCgtcatcagaatgaataagtcGACCACCTGTATGCCAATTTAATGTCAACCTTTCAAGATATTGTTTTGCCCTTAAATTGGCAGCACTGGGTTCAGAATAAACATCTTCCAAACATCTCAAATTTGAGATTCGTAGTTCTCCTCTCAAGGAGTTTAGCGAATTCAATTCGGCTAGCCCACTACTAATAGGCCCAGAGGTAGAAGCTTGGTTGTCTCTCACAACAAATGATGATAACGTTTGAAGGCATGTCATTTGCCCTAATCCAACAGGCATATGACTCAAACGGTGACAAAATAAATTCTCAAGATGCCTGAGGCCAACCAAAAATCTAATGTCTCTAGGTAATTCTTTAAGATTCACACAATGATTGACTTTTAGTGTTTGCAAATTCCAAAGTCTAGAAATAGCATTAGGGAGAGTTTCAATACCTCGATTCTCAGAAAAATCAAGGAAAGTAAGATGTATTAACTTTTCAATAGAATCTGGTACTCTCTCAATATGCACTCCTCGTAAACCCAATGCACGCAATCTTTTGCAactcaaaaaaagtttattCATCATTGATATGTCTGTTTCCCTCGCCCTACAACCGCAACTAGGTACAAATGTTAGAAGACATGTACGTAACTTCTCTGCTCTAACTAGCAAACTTGAAGTCTCAATAAAAGATGTGCCAATATAAAATGGAATTGACACATGACGAGTTTTTTCATCAAAATTGTTTCCATCCAAAGTAATTATTCTGCACTCTGCCCCTGCAACAAATTGTGCAAGATCATGAATTAAATCATGCATCTTGTATTTTAATCCTCCCACTGCTTCTTCAAAGAAGGACCTTCGAAGCAAATCCATGAAACACTCATCTGCAACTTCTTctaattctttgtttttgtttgatggtCGGATGAAACCTTGTGCTATCCATAGTTGTATGAGTGTCACCTTATCGATCTCATAGTCTTTAGGAAACAAGGAACAAAAGGCAAAACAAACTTTTAAATGTGATGGAAGATGATCATAACTCACCTTCAGAATtggaaaaatgtcatttttttgttgagatGCAATTTCCAGTATATTATTATTGACATATGACCATTTATGCTCAGCTTTTTCCAAGCGCAATACATTTCCTATAGACTTTATGGCAAGGGGTACCCCTCGACATTTGTGCACAATTTCCCTTCCAATTTCTTCTAGTCTAGGATTCTTGGTCCCTTGCCCTTGCCCTTTTCTAAATGCAATTTGCTTGAATAACAACCAAGACAGATCATCATTGAGACCTACAAGAGTGTATATTGGACCTAGGCATGCAATCTCTGCTACCAATCTCTCACGCGTAGTTATTACAATTTTACTTCCCTTAGCACCACCCATTAAAAGGTTCATCAAACGTTCCCATTCTAGATGATCCTTATTCCACACATCATCCAAGACAAGTAAGTACTTCTTTTGACTAATTATTTCACGAAGCTTATCTTGTAATTTATCCATGCTATGGTCTACAGGTTCCGTACCTGTAGCCGATATTATTTTCTGAATGATCATTTTCACATCAAAGCCATCAGATATACATATCCACATTTTTGGCTCAAAATGTTCTTTGATGTTCTCGTCATTATATACAAATTGAGCAAGTGTGGTTTTTCCTAACCCACCAATCCCCACTATAGGAACAATTGAAACATTCTCTTCATTATTAGGCTCCAACAACAGTTTAATGATGGCCTTTTTATCATCCTCTCTCCCAATAACTTTTTCATCAGGCACAAATGAGTGAGTCTCTTCCCTATCCATACTCACAGGTGGCTCTACAGTCAAGTTAAACATTTTCCTACCTTCCGCTATTGCATCTAGTTTCTGCTTCATCGCATTAATTTTACGACCCATCTGTACACGAAAAACAACTGGGTTTGAATCAGTTGAAAAGAAATCGCGTACCTTTTTTGTAATATTCCCAGTTATACCTCCTCGTCGTAAAGCTTCAGTGTAGAACTCACCCAACAAGTCATCTGCTTCATAAACTGCGTCCTTGAGCTTTTCGAGCCAGTCCTTAACTTGATGGTTATGACTCTGCTGCTCTGCTGCATCCCAAAGTACAGCTTGAATCGTGGAAACAGTGTCCTTGATGTTTCCAAGTTCAGCTTCGACATCCCAAAGGGATGCGACCTCTTTGAAAGCCCAAGAGCCCAATTCTTCAATGATTTTTTGAGCAACGCCATAGAGCATTCCTTCGCCCATTTCTCTGTTGCGTGGAAAAGGAACTTTGAAGCACAGGACGAAAGCTAGAGGATGGGCTTGAAGTGCTCCAATGTTGGTGAAGGTAATAGTGCTGTGACAAGTTTGAAAGTGGAAGTGTTAACA
This genomic stretch from Quercus robur chromosome 4, dhQueRobu3.1, whole genome shotgun sequence harbors:
- the LOC126723896 gene encoding putative disease resistance protein RGA4: MGEGMLYGVAQKIIEELGSWAFKEVASLWDVEAELGNIKDTVSTIQAVLWDAAEQQSHNHQVKDWLEKLKDAVYEADDLLGEFYTEALRRGGITGNITKKVRDFFSTDSNPVVFRVQMGRKINAMKQKLDAIAEGRKMFNLTVEPPVSMDREETHSFVPDEKVIGREDDKKAIIKLLLEPNNEENVSIVPIVGIGGLGKTTLAQFVYNDENIKEHFEPKMWICISDGFDVKMIIQKIISATGTEPVDHSMDKLQDKLREIISQKKYLLVLDDVWNKDHLEWERLMNLLMGGAKGSKIVITTRERLVAEIACLGPIYTLVGLNDDLSWLLFKQIAFRKGQGQGTKNPRLEEIGREIVHKCRGVPLAIKSIGNVLRLEKAEHKWSYVNNNILEIASQQKNDIFPILKVSYDHLPSHLKVCFAFCSLFPKDYEIDKVTLIQLWIAQGFIRPSNKNKELEEVADECFMDLLRRSFFEEAVGGLKYKMHDLIHDLAQFVAGAECRIITLDGNNFDEKTRHVSIPFYIGTSFIETSSLLVRAEKLRTCLLTFVPSCGCRARETDISMMNKLFLSCKRLRALGLRGVHIERVPDSIEKLIHLTFLDFSENRGIETLPNAISRLWNLQTLKVNHCVNLKELPRDIRFLVGLRHLENLFCHRLSHMPVGLGQMTCLQTLSSFVVRDNQASTSGPISSGLAELNSLNSLRGELRISNLRCLEDVYSEPSAANLRAKQYLERLTLNWHTGGRLIHSDDDNDIDGDEKLLEGLEPHQNLKSLTVEGYGGVRISSWLSLLTNLVWLSIYDCKRCQQLPRLSQLHSLERLSLDNMKVLEYISDGDINEEVPTSSFFPSLKSIYISNCPNLKGWWRSTSTTDHQQHPHHQSLPSFLHLSKLCIVDCPNLTSLPPFRYLEESLELWGVSLKALQPTIAMTSSLPSSSSFLSSPFSKLKSMTLSSIDDTEALPDDWLSNLSSLKQLYIRGGPKLKSLSLAVPHLTSLERLSIFDCELFDSISDMGDDGTEWQHLKCLSSLHYDRVPNLTFFPEFTSVVRLRIVHSHNLTSIPNGISNLTSLEDLLIYDCPNLKSLPDEMVSLKSLQKLTIDGCPDLEKRCEKGIGEDWFKIAHVPVIEIRNR